Part of the Sinomonas atrocyanea genome is shown below.
CTTCGCGTTCGAGTCCGGGCGCCGGTCGCTGAGCCTGTCCGAACTGGCCGAGGCCGCGCACCTCCCCCTGAGCACCACCCACCGGCTGGTGGGCGAGCTCGTCGACTCGGGCGCCCTGGCCCGCGACCCGCAGGGACGCATCCAGCTCGGGATCCGCCTCTGGGAGCTGGGACAGAATGCCGGCCGCGCCCTGCGCGACACCGCCCGCCCCTACCTGCAGGACCTGTTCTCCCTCACCGGCGAGACGTCCCACCTGGCCATCCGGGAGGGCTACGAGGTCCTCTACATCGACCGGATCTACGGCACCAAGCGGGTGCCGCGTGCCTCCCGGGTGGGCGGCCGCCTCCCGATGCATGCCACGGCGGTGGGCAAGGTGATCCTCGCGTTCGAGGAGGACTGGGTCCGCGACGCCTACTTCAACCGGCAGCTCGAACAGCCCACGGCGTTCACGCACGTCAATCCGGCGCGGCTCGCCGAGGAACTCGTGCAGATCCGCGAGCAGGGATACGCCACCACGGCCGAGGAGGTGCGCCTGGGCTCCGCCTCCCTCGCGGTCCCGGTGTTCCACACGGGCCGGATCGGCGCGGGCCTGGGGATCGTGGTCCTGTCCTCGCAGGCACCCGGAATGCTGCGCCACCTGCCCACGCTGCGGGGCATCGCGGCCCAGATCGAGCGGGCCACGGCGCACATCCCCCTCGAGACGCTCCGCGCGAGCGCCAAGATCGAGAGGTGACGGACGACGGCGGGCCGCCGCCCGCCGTCGTCGGCCGCCGGAGAGCCGGCGCGCGGCTGCAGGCTCCGGCGGCGCGTCAGAGTCCGTCGACGATGGCGGCGGTCGCCTCGAGGTAGGCCTCCTGCGTCTCCGGGGCGAGGTTCTCGAAGATGATGTCGGCGCCGTCGTCCAGGGCCTCGTCATGCGGGGCGACCACGATCTTGCGCACGTAGTGGCCGAAGTGCTCGCGGATGCGGGCCAGCCGCTCCTCGTTCGCGACGGCCCGGGCCTTGCGGTTCTTGGAAGGGATGGCGGGCTGGGTGACCAGGAGGATGCCGCGGCTGAGCTTGTCCGCGAAGCCCATGTCCACGAGGGTGTCCACGGTTGCGGCGAGGGTCTTGGACGAGTCCTCCTTGTTCATCGCCACGAGCACGATCTCGTCTGCGATCTCCACCGCGGCCTGCCAGGTCCCGGCGGTGGAGGCGTTGCCGGTGTCCACGAGCGCGAGGTGGTAGAACTGCCGCAGCACCGTGTGGAGCTGCACGAACGCGCTCCCGTCGATCACTTCCTTGTCCCCGGCCTGGTTCTGGGAGGCGAGGACGTGGAACTTGTTCTCGCCCTGGGCGCGTACGTAGTTGACGAGCTCGTGGGCGTTGGAGGGCTGGGCGAACCGGTCGATGTTCGCGAGGAGGTCCGCGGCCGTGTGGTCGTGGCTGGCCGGCATGGCCCGGTCGCCGAGCGTGCCCTTGTTCTCGTTGTTGTCCCAGGCGAGCACATTGCCGCCCCGGACGCGGCCGAGGGTTGCGGCCGTGAGGTAGCAGCTCGTGGTCTTCGAGGCACCGCCCTTGAGGTTCACGAACACCACGCACTTGTGGCCGGCCAGGCCCCGCTGCACCGAGGCGCGCCACTCGCGGCGGGTCATCTCGCGGTCCCCCGGCGCGAGCCGCAGGGCGCCGCCGGAAAGCGTATTCATCGCGCCCTGCCAGCCCTCGCGCGCCGGGCTCTGCGGCACGGCCGGCCGGGAGGCGGCGAAGTCGGCGGCCGTGGGACGGCGGCGGCGCTCGCGCAGGGGCACCTCGGCCCGGGCGTCGTCGCGGGCCCCGTCTCGGGTCGGCGCGGGCTCGGGTGCAGGAGCGGGCACGGACTGCGGCACCGCCGGCTCGAAGGAGGCCGGCTCGAACGACGCCGGCTCAGACGCGGCAGGCTCGAAGGCAGCCGGCTCGAAGGACGCAGCCTCAAAGGCCGCCGGCCGGGCGGGCGCGTGCGAGGGGAAGGCGGGCGCGACGGACGCGGGATCGATCTGGACCGAGGCGTGACCGGGGGCGTGGGCGGGCGCCGGCGGGAACCCGGAGGCGTCGAACCCGGTCGCCTCGAACCCGGACGGGCCAGCGGAACCCTGCGGGGCGTCGACGGCGAATTCGCCGTTGCCGTGGACGAGCAGGCGCTGCTCGCCGGCCGGTTCGGAGATCTTCAGATGCACGGGCGCGTCGATCTCGGCGGCGGTGGCCACGGCGGTCGCGTGGACCGATTCGCGGGCCGTCTCGAGATCGGGATAGGCGGCGCGCCACGTTCTGCCGTCGGAGCCGGTGATCTGGGCCTCGCCCGTGATGGACAGCACTGCGTCGATCTGAGTCATCGGTCCCTCTCTCTTCCCCCGCGGTGGGCACCCCTGCCCCGGACCGGGGCCACGCGGCTGCGGGACGGGGCGGCCACCCCCCACACAGACCGCCAAGGCAGCTTACGGCATCAGTGAAGTCAGTGATAGTTCAGTGCCCATCCGGCCGTCCCCGCCGATTCGGGTCTTTGTGCCGTGTCGCCTCCGGCCGACTCAGAACAGAATCGCTCTACAGCCCTGAGGACTCCTGGAGGGGGCGACCGTGAAGCGCGTTATCCTCGCCTATGGAGCGGCCGGCGGACACATCGCGAAGATCAGCGACGTGATCTCGGAGGTCCTCCGCTCCCACGATATCGACGTCACGTTCCTGGACGTGAACGCGGACCGGGAGGCCGACCCGGCCGAGTACGACGGCGCGGTCGTGGGCGCCTCCATCCATCTGGGCCGGCACGAGAAGCACATGGTGGAGTTCATCCGGACCTACGTGGACGCGCTCAACCGCATGCCCTCGGCGTTCTTCTCGGCGAGCCTGGAGGTCGAGGCCGACCCGGACGAGGCCAAGGGCCTCGTGGAGCAGTTCGAGCGGGAGACCGGCTGGCGGCCGGACCGGGTCGCCCTGTTCGGCGGCGCGCTCGTTCACGCGCACTACGGGTTCGCCCGTCGGCACCTCATGAAGAGGCAGGACGAGGGGCAGAAGCCGGGGCTCGGAACGGACGTGAGCCGCGACTACGTGTACACGGAGTGGGACGCCGTCCGCCGGTTCGCTGAGGACTTCGCCGCGGACGTCAACGCGAGCGGGACGCATCGGGCCTGATCCTTGGCACCCTCTCCCCCGCGTGCAAGCCTCGGACCGTGACCCCCGTGAGGCGCCCGCGCTGGCTGACCCGCAACGTCGCCACGCTCTCCGGCGTGAGCTTCCTGCAGGACGCCGCGAGCGAGCTGCTCTACCCGATCCTGCCGATCTTCCTCACCACCGTCCTCGGCGCCCCGGCCGCCGTGGTGGGCGCGGTCGAGGGCGCGGCGGAGGGAGCGGCGTCGCTGACCAAGATCGCGGCCGGCCGCCTCGCGGACCGCTCCTCGAAGCGGCGCCTCATCGGCCTCGGCTACGGGCTCGCGGCCGTGGGGAAGCTGATCATCGCCCTCGCCGGCTCGTGGCCCGTGGTCCTGCTGGCGCGCTGCGTGGACCGGCTCGGCAAGGGGGTCCGGGGCGCGCCCCGCGACGCGCTCCTGATGGACGGGGTGGGCGAGGGCAGCCGCGGGAGGATCTTCGGCTTCCACCGCATGGCGGACACCCTCGGCGCCGTGGTCGGCCCTGCCCTCGGCCTCGTCCTCTACGAGCTCTTCCACCGGCAGATCCCGCCGCTGCTGTGGGTCGCCGTGGTCCCCGCCGTCCTCTCGGTGCTGCTCGTCGCCGCGGTGCGGGAACAGCGCAGGGCCCCCGCCGCCGTCGTGCGCCAGATGGTGCCGCGACGCACGACGCCGGCCGCGCACCCGGGTGCCCCGGCCCGCCTCCCGGCGCGGCTGCGGCTGCTCATCGGGGGGCTTGCGGTGTTCTCGCTCGTGAACTTCCCTGACGCGCTCCTGCTGCTGCGGGCGCACGATCTGGGCCTGACGACCGAGGGCGTGATCGGCGCGTACATCCTCTACAACGTCGCGTACGCGGGGCTGTCGTACCCGGCGGGGGCGCTCTCCGACCGGGTCCCCCGCCACCTCGTGTTCGCCGCGGGGCTGGCGTGCTTCGCGGCGGGCTACCTGGGGCTCGGGCTCATCACCGATCCGGGATGGGTGTTCCCGGTGCTGATCGTGTACGGCGGGTTCGCGGCGGCGACCGACGGCGTGGGCAAGGCGTGGGTCTCGAGCCTCGCCCCGGCGCAGGTGCAAGGCCGGGCGCAGGGCCTGTTCCAGGGGCTCACCGGCGGCGGAGTCCTCGTCGCCGGGATCTGGGCAGGCCTCGCGTGGGGCGACGCCGGCCGCGTGCCGCTGCTGGTGAGCGGGGCCGCGGGGCTGGTGCTCGCCGTCGGCCTCGTCGTGGCGGGCCGGCGGCTGGGCGCGGCCACCCCGCTGGGCGCTGCTCCCCCTGCTCCGTGAGAAGCGGGGGCGGTGCCGAGCAGCAGCCCCGGACCTCGGAGGCCGCGAAGGCCCCCGCGGCCCGAGGCGCGCTGCGCGTCCTCTACATGGGATCGGGCCAGTTGCCGATGCCGCTGGCGGGGTTGATCGAGGCGGGGGTGCCGAGGATCGCTCGGCGGCTGTGGATGTTCATGGTGCATCTCCTGGGTTGACATGGGCGCGCGAAGGCGCGGGGACGATATCTGTCGCCCGTGAAGAGGGCAGACTCGTCCCCTGTCAGCCGGGAGTTGAGCCGGGATCGAACGTGCGGGAGGCAGGCGCGGGGGAACGGGGGGCCCTGCCGCGCCCGAGGACCAGCAGAGCCGGGATGAGCACAGACCCGGCGAGGGCCAGCGGAACCGGCGAGGGGCCGCCCAGCCGGCTGGCGGTCCCGGAGGTCCCAGAGGTCGGCGCGGGGGCCAGCGGCACAGTCTGCCGGCCGCCCTGAGCCGTGGAATCAGTGCTCGCGGATCCTGCGCGGGCCCCGAACGGGGCCCACTCCACGCCATGCACCGGGTCCCAGGGCGCTGCGCTGCCCGAGGCGCGGCTGGCCCGGGCGGCTGCGGGAGCTGGGGTTGCCAGGCGCGCAGGGGCCGCTGCGGAAGCGGAGGCTTCGGGGACGGCGCCGGAGGTCCGCGTCCCGGCCGGCGCCGGAGCCCCGCGCGGGGACACGATGCCCGTCGGCGCTGGGAGCCGGCCCGGGATCGACGCGGGGTCGGCCACAGCGGACGCCACGCCGTCGCCGACGGAGCGCACCACAAGTGCGACCTGTGAGGCGGCGCTGTCCGCGACCGGCATGAGCGGCCTGAGCGGGCCCGCGAGCAGGGGCGCCGCCGAGGACGGTGCCGCCTCGACAGCCGAGGCGAGGGACGACGTCGTGGTCCGCACCGTGGAGGCCACGGCCAGCTGGGCGGTCTGGACCGCGGGCTGCCCGGCCAGCGCTGTCACGGCTGGAACGGGCGCGGGCGGCGCGGGCAACGAACCGCTCGATGCCGAGGCTGCGGAGGCTGCGGCGCCCGAGAGGAGAAGCCATCCGAGGCCGAAGCCGGCGGCGAGACCAGCCCGACGAGCGAGGGCTAGGGCGAGCGCACGAGATCGTGACCCAGGCGTTGACCGCACTTCCCCCTCCTCCCAGACAAGGGTTCGCTTGCCACGCAGTGCGCCCATGCTAGGCCGGACGGACCGGCACCGCCAGACTCGGATCGGCGTCGTGGGCGGCCAGACCCGGCAGCGGGGACGTGGCGTTGCCCTGGCGGTTGCCACTGGCTTCCGGCCAGTGGAAGCGGTGCCCACCTCCGGCTTTTCCTGTCTGCGGCAGCGCCCCTACACTCGACCCCGCACCCCTGTGGTCGTTAAGCAGAAGCGTCACGAGGAGGACCGTCATGGTCGACGTCACCGGCATGCTCCACGCCCTTCGGCCCGAGGAGCTTGAAACGCTCCGATCCCGCGGTCCCGCCCAGATTCTGGACGAGGCGCTGCTGGAGGCCATCGATACCGCGGCGGGCGGTCCCGGGGAGGGACGCGGCTACTACGTGGTCCACGGGCACCTGTGGCCGGTGGAGAACCGGGAGTACCACCTCCGGTCTGACGTTGCCGAGGAGCTCTTCGGGCCGGAGACCGGGTCGCCGTGATGGCGTCACGGTCGGCGCACGGGAGGGCGGGGGCCGCTGCGGCCCCCGCCCTTCCGTCCCTGAACCTGCGGGACTAGCCTGCCGCGGGAAGCGCCGCGCCCACGCTGGCGGCCTCTGCGGTCCTCCGCTTCTTCATGAGCACCGCGAAGTAGGCCGCCGCACCGGCCCCGATGACGCCGATCGCGGCCGTGACGATGAAGAACAGGCTGTTGGCGCCCGCGACGTCCTTGCCGAACGCCGCGTAGATGGCGCCGCTGATCTGCGGGATGACGATGTCGGGGAGGTAGCCGACGAAGGAGATGATCCCGATCGCGATGCCGGTGGCCGCGGCGGGCACGCGGCAGTCGTCGAGCAGGGACCAGTAGACGCCGCGGATGGCGTAGAGGAACAGGCCCACGGCCACCACGAGCACGTCTGCCACCGCGGTGGAGCCGCTGGGGAGGAGGCTCAGGCCGATCAGTCCCGCTGCCGCGGCGGTCATGGCGACGGCGAGGACGCGGGACTTGCCGAGCCTGTCGGCGAGGTAGCCGCCGCCGAATCCACCGATCGGGCGCATCCAGAGCATGATCACGGTGACGACGCCGGCGTTGACGGGCGAGACCGCGAGGTTCACGTTGAGGAATCCGGAGAAGTAGTAGTGGGCCCAGAAGAGGGTGTAGCCGCAGAAGAGGACGATGCTCATGACCCAGACTTCACGGATCTTGAGGATGCGGCGCACGGCGGCGAACGTGGACTCGACGGGCTCGTCCCGGGTGGCCTTCGCGGTCGTCTCCCCGTCCGAGAGGACGAAGAAGATGAGCACGGCGATGGCGATGAGGACCGCGCAGTACATGTAGACCACGGCCTGGAAGCCGGCCTTGGAGGACGCGAAGTCGGGGGTGCCGCTCCCGGCGAAGACGGCGAAGAGTCCCACGGCGCAGCTGGCGAGGATCGCCTCGACCAGGCCTCGTCCGCCGTCGAGCGCCCCGAAGTACTTGCCCTCTTCGCTCTTGTCGGCCAGGAGGCTCACGGTCTTGAGGATGGCGCTCCAGAAGGTGAAGACGGTCGCGAAGCCCCACGCGAGGTAGACGTACAGCAGGGTGGACTTGTCCGGGACCTGGGCGTAGAAGAGCCCGGTGATGGCGGTGACGGCCAGCGAGAACACGATCAGGTACCGCACCGGGATCCGGTCGGCCAGCCAGCCGCTGGGGATGTAGCCGATCACAAAGATGATCCCCAGCATCGAGTAGAGGTCGGCGAGCTCCGAGTTGCTCAGGTGGAAGACCGTCAGGATCGTGGCTTCGAAGTTCTGGCGCAGGTAGACCAGGGGGTAGATCGAGCCGGCGGCGAGGGTGAGCAGTGCAAGCTGAAAAATCTTCTTCGATCTGCCGAGCTTAGGCATGGGAGATGGCTCCTTTGTCATCTGTGAGGATCTGGTGGATTCGTTCGAGGATGGGGTCCGTCTGGCGGGGTATCTCCCCCGCGACGGCGCAGAGTTCGCCGTAGAGCCTGGCGTTGCCGGGCGTGGGCTCGAAGCGGTCGTGGCGGTGCACCATGTGCTCGCGGGCCTCGTCGAAGCCGGCGTAGATTCCGCAGGCCACGGCGGTGCAGATCGCGGCCCCGAGGCCGGCAGCGTTGCGGACGGAGTTCCTGACCACGGGGACGTTGAACACATCGGCGAAGATCTGTGCCGCGAGGTCGCTGTTCGAGCCGCCTCCGGAGAGGACCAGCGCCTCGAGGTCGAGGCCCCGCTCCGCGGCCATGGCGTCCATGTTCCGCTTCATGGTGAAGGCGATGCCCTCCAGCACTGCCCGGTACATGTGCGCATAGCCGTGGCGCTCGTCGAAGCCGATGAACATTCCCTTCTTGAAGGGCTTGTTCGGTGGCGCGAGCCAGTCGAGGACGCACAGCAGCCCGTCGCTCCCTGCGGGGACGGCTGAGGCCGCGAGGTTGAGGTGCTCCTCGCTGCTGAGGCCGGCCGCTGCTGCGGCGAGGGCGATCTCGGTTCCGAGCAGGTCACGGAGCCAGGAGACGGTCCACATGCCCCGTCTGATGCCGGCGCACTCGTAGAGGTACCGGTACGGCTCGGAGGCGAAGTTGGAGAAGTAGCTCTGAGGATCGGGGGCGAACTCCTTTCCCATGACCATGCCCGCGATGTAGGTGCCGAGCGAGACCAGCCCGGTGGCGCCGTCGCGGAGCCCCGAGCCGAGCGCCTCGGTGGCCTTGTCGTTGGCGGTGTGAACGACCGGCAGGCCCTCGGGGATGCCGGTCTGGCTGGAGAAGGCGGCGTTGACGTACCCGCCGATGTCCCCGGGCATCTGCAGGCGGTAGAGCATCTCCCGCGGCACGTTGAAGGAGTCGAACGTCTCCTGGTCGTCGAACCAGTCCCAGGTCCGCACGTCCATCGGCCAGGGCCCGATGTAGTTGGCGATCGTGTCCGTCAGCTCACCGGTGAGGCGCCCCATGAGGTACCCGGACGCGGTGGTGACGTAGGCGACCTCCTGGTTGGTGTGCTCGTAGGGCCTCGACAGGCGCTCGTCCATCCAACTCTGGACGGGCTCGGCGAGGGTGCCGTCGCTGCGGACCAGGGCCCTGCAGCAGCGGATGCTGCAGAGTCCGACGCCCACGATGTCGGCGGGGTTGCCGGGGAATGCCTCCATCACCCGGGAGGCCGCGGCCACCACAGACGTATAGAGGTCGTCGTCCGGGTGCTCGGCGATCCCGGCTCCGGGGGTGTGCATCGGCGCCAGGGGCTGGGTCGCCTCGCACACGACGTTCCCGTCGGTGTCGAAGATGGTGGCCTTCGAACTCTGCGATCCCCCGTCGAGTCCGATGATGTACTTGCTGGTCATGGTCGGTTCCCTCGTCTGCCGGGCGCGCTCAGCGCACCAGGTACCCGCCGTCGACGCTGAGGATGTGGCCGTTGACGTAGTC
Proteins encoded:
- a CDS encoding IclR family transcriptional regulator; this encodes MAGGSSEPGRTVTSKALAILFAFESGRRSLSLSELAEAAHLPLSTTHRLVGELVDSGALARDPQGRIQLGIRLWELGQNAGRALRDTARPYLQDLFSLTGETSHLAIREGYEVLYIDRIYGTKRVPRASRVGGRLPMHATAVGKVILAFEEDWVRDAYFNRQLEQPTAFTHVNPARLAEELVQIREQGYATTAEEVRLGSASLAVPVFHTGRIGAGLGIVVLSSQAPGMLRHLPTLRGIAAQIERATAHIPLETLRASAKIER
- a CDS encoding flavodoxin domain-containing protein gives rise to the protein MKRVILAYGAAGGHIAKISDVISEVLRSHDIDVTFLDVNADREADPAEYDGAVVGASIHLGRHEKHMVEFIRTYVDALNRMPSAFFSASLEVEADPDEAKGLVEQFERETGWRPDRVALFGGALVHAHYGFARRHLMKRQDEGQKPGLGTDVSRDYVYTEWDAVRRFAEDFAADVNASGTHRA
- a CDS encoding MFS transporter: MTPVRRPRWLTRNVATLSGVSFLQDAASELLYPILPIFLTTVLGAPAAVVGAVEGAAEGAASLTKIAAGRLADRSSKRRLIGLGYGLAAVGKLIIALAGSWPVVLLARCVDRLGKGVRGAPRDALLMDGVGEGSRGRIFGFHRMADTLGAVVGPALGLVLYELFHRQIPPLLWVAVVPAVLSVLLVAAVREQRRAPAAVVRQMVPRRTTPAAHPGAPARLPARLRLLIGGLAVFSLVNFPDALLLLRAHDLGLTTEGVIGAYILYNVAYAGLSYPAGALSDRVPRHLVFAAGLACFAAGYLGLGLITDPGWVFPVLIVYGGFAAATDGVGKAWVSSLAPAQVQGRAQGLFQGLTGGGVLVAGIWAGLAWGDAGRVPLLVSGAAGLVLAVGLVVAGRRLGAATPLGAAPPAP
- a CDS encoding MFS transporter: MPKLGRSKKIFQLALLTLAAGSIYPLVYLRQNFEATILTVFHLSNSELADLYSMLGIIFVIGYIPSGWLADRIPVRYLIVFSLAVTAITGLFYAQVPDKSTLLYVYLAWGFATVFTFWSAILKTVSLLADKSEEGKYFGALDGGRGLVEAILASCAVGLFAVFAGSGTPDFASSKAGFQAVVYMYCAVLIAIAVLIFFVLSDGETTAKATRDEPVESTFAAVRRILKIREVWVMSIVLFCGYTLFWAHYYFSGFLNVNLAVSPVNAGVVTVIMLWMRPIGGFGGGYLADRLGKSRVLAVAMTAAAAGLIGLSLLPSGSTAVADVLVVAVGLFLYAIRGVYWSLLDDCRVPAAATGIAIGIISFVGYLPDIVIPQISGAIYAAFGKDVAGANSLFFIVTAAIGVIGAGAAAYFAVLMKKRRTAEAASVGAALPAAG
- a CDS encoding FGGY-family carbohydrate kinase; this encodes MTSKYIIGLDGGSQSSKATIFDTDGNVVCEATQPLAPMHTPGAGIAEHPDDDLYTSVVAAASRVMEAFPGNPADIVGVGLCSIRCCRALVRSDGTLAEPVQSWMDERLSRPYEHTNQEVAYVTTASGYLMGRLTGELTDTIANYIGPWPMDVRTWDWFDDQETFDSFNVPREMLYRLQMPGDIGGYVNAAFSSQTGIPEGLPVVHTANDKATEALGSGLRDGATGLVSLGTYIAGMVMGKEFAPDPQSYFSNFASEPYRYLYECAGIRRGMWTVSWLRDLLGTEIALAAAAAGLSSEEHLNLAASAVPAGSDGLLCVLDWLAPPNKPFKKGMFIGFDERHGYAHMYRAVLEGIAFTMKRNMDAMAAERGLDLEALVLSGGGSNSDLAAQIFADVFNVPVVRNSVRNAAGLGAAICTAVACGIYAGFDEAREHMVHRHDRFEPTPGNARLYGELCAVAGEIPRQTDPILERIHQILTDDKGAISHA